Proteins encoded in a region of the Acidobacteriota bacterium genome:
- a CDS encoding DUF4926 domain-containing protein, with protein sequence MKPKLYQEVALTRDLPESQLKAGDIATLVAFAPSNDNGEEGCVLEVFNALGESIAVVSAPISAVETLRADEVLTVRSLASAR encoded by the coding sequence ATGAAACCTAAATTATATCAAGAGGTCGCGCTGACCCGCGACTTGCCCGAAAGTCAGCTTAAGGCTGGCGACATTGCCACCCTGGTGGCGTTCGCCCCCTCCAATGACAACGGCGAAGAAGGTTGCGTCCTGGAAGTGTTCAACGCCCTCGGCGAATCCATCGCAGTCGTGTCGGCTCCAATTTCGGCGGTTGAGACTCTTCGCGCAGACGAAGTTCTGACCGTTCGTTCATTGGCATCTGCCAGATAG
- a CDS encoding peptide deformylase encodes MPVREILLLGDPRLWQPSEVVADIRATETREIISDLAATLANFRAGHGFGRAIAAPQIGAHRRILFVNMNDGSFGPTPLINPQIVTASFEQMELWDDCFSFPELMVRVRRHLEIDVAYLDESGQRQNITARGDLSELLQHEIDHLDGILATDRAIDARSFALRSEVMKSRL; translated from the coding sequence ATGCCCGTGAGAGAAATTCTGCTGCTTGGCGATCCCAGGCTTTGGCAACCCTCCGAAGTCGTCGCCGATATTCGCGCTACCGAAACCAGAGAGATCATTTCCGATCTTGCCGCAACGCTTGCAAACTTTCGCGCCGGGCACGGTTTTGGCCGCGCCATTGCCGCGCCACAAATCGGCGCACATCGCCGGATTCTGTTTGTGAACATGAACGACGGCAGTTTTGGCCCGACTCCCCTGATTAACCCGCAAATCGTTACGGCGAGTTTTGAACAGATGGAATTGTGGGATGATTGCTTTTCGTTTCCCGAACTGATGGTTCGCGTGAGGCGACACCTGGAAATTGACGTAGCATATTTGGACGAAAGCGGTCAGCGACAGAACATCACAGCGCGCGGAGATTTATCGGAATTATTGCAGCACGAGATTGATCATCTGGATGGCATTCTGGCGACTGACCGAGCGATTGATGCACGCAGCTTTGCGCTCCGCAGCGAAGTGATGAAGTCCCGTCTGTGA
- a CDS encoding HAD-IA family hydrolase, whose protein sequence is MSNQRTNPPQVILFDFDGTLVNTTPLILKSFRATWKKMFGFEMEDADYIKTFGTLLHSAMKELTEQCVANGWICKVDDLTAMADELLRTYRTFNNEWHDQIVEPFDGIDETLQALRMRNYRLGIVSSKIRLGVERGLNLFAMAELFDVIISADDVTNHKPHPEPLLRALDKFGAAAHDALYVGDSIHDIAAGRAANITTVAAAWGPFPRTELEALQPDHLLDAPSELLRLFGE, encoded by the coding sequence TTGAGCAATCAACGCACAAATCCACCGCAGGTGATCCTGTTCGATTTTGATGGCACCCTGGTCAATACCACCCCGCTGATTTTGAAATCCTTCCGGGCAACCTGGAAGAAGATGTTTGGTTTTGAAATGGAGGATGCCGATTACATCAAAACCTTCGGCACGCTGCTGCATTCGGCGATGAAAGAATTGACCGAACAATGCGTAGCGAATGGCTGGATTTGCAAGGTAGACGATTTGACAGCGATGGCGGACGAATTGCTGCGAACCTACCGCACATTCAACAACGAATGGCATGATCAGATCGTTGAGCCATTTGATGGAATTGATGAAACTTTGCAGGCGTTGAGAATGCGGAATTACAGGCTTGGCATTGTTTCATCGAAAATCCGGTTGGGCGTCGAACGCGGTTTGAATCTGTTCGCCATGGCGGAATTGTTTGACGTGATTATTTCTGCGGACGACGTGACAAACCACAAACCGCATCCCGAACCATTGCTGAGGGCCTTGGACAAATTTGGGGCTGCCGCGCACGACGCCCTGTACGTCGGCGACAGCATTCACGACATCGCCGCCGGTCGCGCCGCCAACATCACGACCGTTGCCGCCGCCTGGGGGCCTTTTCCCAGAACGGAACTCGAAGCCTTGCAGCCGGATCATTTGCTGGATGCGCCAAGCGAACTGCTGAGGTTGTTTGGGGAATAG
- a CDS encoding ankyrin repeat domain-containing protein: MPNYRIALVVVLLAPWCALAQTANQALNDELIIAARKSNVEAVKELLAKGADVNAKTEYGATPLFFACDRGNVEIVKLLLAAGADTEIRDTFYKSNPVSWAVQRDQSEIVKLLVEKKPASKEPTTAMAVSMGQTKTVETLLTMGDFKPESLTMWLTIAEKNGYTEVVEALKKAGAKPKPKVDFKVDEATLKTYEGVYKNDRFEFKFVVKGGKLMMSTPDGFDSDLIPTAQHTFDVDKAIGAILTFTVEGGNVTGLTWKNGGGELVLKKEAK; the protein is encoded by the coding sequence ATGCCCAATTACCGAATCGCATTAGTGGTTGTGTTGCTGGCGCCATGGTGCGCGTTGGCGCAAACCGCAAATCAGGCGCTCAATGACGAATTGATTATTGCCGCGCGCAAAAGCAACGTCGAGGCGGTTAAGGAGTTGTTGGCCAAGGGCGCGGACGTCAATGCCAAGACCGAATACGGTGCGACGCCACTCTTTTTTGCCTGCGACCGTGGTAACGTTGAAATCGTCAAGCTGTTGCTGGCAGCCGGAGCCGACACGGAAATCCGCGATACGTTTTATAAATCCAACCCCGTCAGTTGGGCTGTGCAACGCGATCAATCCGAAATCGTCAAGTTGCTCGTCGAAAAGAAGCCCGCCAGCAAAGAACCTACCACCGCGATGGCTGTCAGCATGGGGCAGACCAAAACCGTGGAGACGTTGCTGACCATGGGGGATTTCAAACCCGAATCGTTGACTATGTGGCTGACCATTGCCGAAAAAAACGGCTACACGGAAGTCGTTGAGGCGCTCAAAAAGGCCGGAGCCAAGCCCAAACCCAAAGTGGATTTCAAAGTGGACGAAGCCACGCTGAAAACCTATGAAGGCGTGTACAAAAACGACCGCTTTGAATTCAAATTTGTAGTCAAGGGTGGAAAGTTGATGATGTCTACGCCGGATGGGTTTGACAGCGATTTGATTCCAACCGCGCAGCACACCTTTGACGTTGATAAAGCCATCGGCGCAATCCTGACCTTCACCGTCGAAGGCGGCAACGTCACAGGCCTCACCTGGAAGAACGGCGGCGGGGAATTGGTCTTAAAGAAGGAGGCAAAATGA
- a CDS encoding PQQ-binding-like beta-propeller repeat protein, with the protein MKTHVFRYALLVAVIVAFSLPSFHNVSSAQSPARAKSGSDWPDWRGPTRDGVSLEKGLPDKWSLKGENLLWKQPYGGRSAPIVMGNRVFLFNSAGEGATMQERVLCLDADTGRKIWEYRFNVYSSDVATRRIAWSSPVGDPTTGNVYVFGASDELVALSNDGKLLWNRSLTDECGAWTTHGGRTVSPIIEGDLIIVSTISEGWGDNGPRAHRFYAFDKRTGETVWINKPGGRPYDTVYPTPVAATINGIRMIFVGGADGAEYALKAQTGEAVWSFPMTKRGINNCAVVKGNIVYASHSEENYDTNEMGMLVAIDATGKGALGKDKIKWTLTGFRGGYSSPVIDGDRLYQFDDSAVLGAFDLTNGKQLWEKSLGISQRSSPVLADGKLYVGNETGKFYILKPSAEGCQILSEVDLEQTDKIETKTEAGDDLIAANEQIIGSVAVSRGRIYLVSTKNIYAIGKKTKSPALPAVPEKAETAPADAAVTTVQIVPVDLVMKPGETAKFRVRLLDDHGRFIREESGATWAMEGLKGSAANNQFTAAADGGTQAGKLKATVGSVSGAASIRIIPTPPFSDNFESYPVDAIPKYWINAIPKYAVKDLEGNKVLLKKSDNPAFQRARSFFGSTDLSNYTVEADVRATEKRRQMGDAGIVAQRYQLVLFGNSQRLELTSWQIETVRGAKQPFEWKKDTWYRLKLEVANLPNGTARVRGKAWAASENEPANWMIEYIDPIPNKRGAPGVFAYAPSDVYFDNIKVTPNK; encoded by the coding sequence ATGAAAACACATGTCTTTCGATACGCTCTCCTGGTAGCGGTAATTGTCGCATTTTCACTTCCCAGTTTTCACAATGTTAGTTCAGCGCAATCGCCTGCTCGTGCAAAATCCGGCAGCGATTGGCCAGACTGGCGTGGCCCTACACGAGACGGCGTTTCTCTCGAAAAAGGCCTGCCCGACAAATGGTCATTGAAAGGGGAAAACCTGCTCTGGAAACAACCATACGGCGGACGTTCCGCACCGATTGTGATGGGCAATCGTGTATTTCTGTTCAACTCGGCGGGCGAAGGCGCGACCATGCAGGAACGCGTCTTGTGCCTGGACGCGGACACGGGCCGTAAGATTTGGGAATACCGGTTCAACGTCTACTCATCAGACGTTGCCACTCGCCGCATAGCGTGGTCTTCGCCGGTCGGCGATCCGACGACCGGCAATGTCTATGTGTTTGGCGCCAGCGACGAATTGGTCGCCTTGTCGAATGACGGCAAGCTGCTTTGGAATCGTTCGCTGACCGACGAATGCGGCGCCTGGACAACGCACGGGGGTCGCACGGTTTCGCCCATCATCGAAGGCGATCTGATCATTGTCAGCACAATTTCCGAAGGCTGGGGCGATAACGGTCCCCGCGCGCACCGATTTTACGCCTTTGATAAACGGACGGGTGAGACAGTTTGGATCAACAAACCCGGAGGCAGGCCTTATGACACGGTCTATCCAACGCCTGTCGCGGCGACAATCAACGGCATCCGGATGATCTTTGTTGGCGGAGCGGATGGCGCAGAATATGCGCTGAAAGCGCAGACCGGCGAGGCAGTATGGAGTTTTCCCATGACCAAACGCGGAATCAACAACTGCGCGGTCGTCAAAGGAAACATTGTTTATGCGTCGCACAGCGAAGAAAATTACGACACGAACGAAATGGGAATGCTCGTGGCGATTGATGCGACGGGCAAAGGCGCGCTCGGCAAAGACAAAATCAAATGGACGCTCACGGGGTTTCGCGGCGGGTACTCTTCGCCGGTGATTGACGGCGATCGTTTGTATCAGTTTGATGACAGCGCGGTTCTCGGCGCATTCGATCTCACCAATGGCAAACAACTTTGGGAAAAGAGCCTGGGCATTTCACAACGATCTTCGCCGGTGTTGGCCGATGGAAAACTTTACGTGGGCAATGAAACCGGCAAATTTTACATTTTGAAACCCAGCGCCGAAGGCTGCCAGATTCTGTCGGAAGTGGACCTGGAGCAGACCGACAAAATCGAAACCAAAACCGAAGCGGGCGATGACCTGATCGCCGCCAACGAACAAATTATCGGTTCGGTTGCGGTTTCGCGCGGACGAATCTATCTGGTTTCGACCAAAAACATTTACGCCATTGGTAAAAAGACCAAATCGCCTGCGTTGCCAGCCGTGCCCGAAAAGGCCGAAACTGCGCCCGCCGATGCCGCAGTGACTACCGTGCAGATTGTTCCGGTGGATTTGGTGATGAAACCCGGCGAAACCGCAAAATTCCGCGTTCGGTTGCTTGACGATCACGGACGGTTCATTCGCGAAGAATCCGGCGCGACCTGGGCAATGGAAGGGTTGAAAGGCTCTGCCGCCAACAATCAATTCACTGCCGCTGCCGATGGCGGCACGCAAGCCGGGAAATTGAAGGCAACCGTCGGTTCGGTTTCGGGGGCCGCGAGTATCCGAATCATTCCAACGCCTCCGTTTTCCGACAACTTTGAATCGTATCCAGTGGATGCCATTCCGAAGTACTGGATCAATGCCATTCCGAAATATGCCGTCAAAGACCTGGAAGGCAACAAGGTGCTGCTTAAGAAATCCGATAACCCTGCGTTCCAGCGTGCACGCAGCTTTTTCGGATCAACCGATTTGTCGAATTACACCGTCGAAGCCGATGTGCGCGCCACGGAAAAGCGTCGCCAAATGGGCGATGCGGGCATCGTCGCCCAGCGATATCAATTGGTACTGTTCGGCAACAGCCAGCGTCTGGAATTGACTTCATGGCAGATTGAAACGGTGCGCGGAGCCAAACAGCCGTTTGAGTGGAAGAAAGACACCTGGTATCGGTTGAAATTGGAAGTCGCGAATTTGCCCAACGGCACAGCGCGTGTGCGCGGCAAAGCCTGGGCGGCGTCTGAAAACGAACCTGCCAATTGGATGATCGAATACATTGATCCAATCCCCAACAAACGTGGGGCTCCGGGCGTGTTTGCGTATGCCCCAAGTGATGTCTACTTCGACAACATCAAGGTCACGCCGAACAAATAG
- a CDS encoding STAS/SEC14 domain-containing protein: protein MPELEEVFDQVLTLQAERKANHLSAEESNLLSRINQGLSPILRHRISALQVKREGKSISDAEYEELTQLTDQSEELHAERVAAMAELAKLRGVSLPVLMEQLGIHFPEYV, encoded by the coding sequence TTGCCTGAACTTGAAGAGGTTTTTGATCAGGTTCTGACGCTGCAAGCTGAGCGAAAAGCAAATCATTTGTCGGCAGAAGAATCAAATCTACTTTCCCGCATCAATCAGGGATTGTCGCCTATATTGCGCCATCGCATTTCTGCGTTGCAGGTCAAGCGCGAGGGCAAATCAATTTCCGATGCCGAATATGAGGAGTTGACTCAATTGACGGATCAATCGGAAGAACTGCATGCGGAGCGAGTCGCTGCTATGGCAGAATTAGCAAAGCTCCGCGGCGTAAGCTTGCCCGTCTTGATGGAACAACTCGGAATTCATTTTCCCGAATATGTCTGA
- a CDS encoding PQQ-binding-like beta-propeller repeat protein yields MNSRKSGFLIFLSAVVFVAAIAWALPAIRVAASDPGNGDWPMWGGTADRNMVSNMKGLPTTWDVAKKTNVKWVATLGSQSYGNPVVAGGQVYVGTNNEAARDPKQPGDRGVLMAFDEKTGDFLWQQANEKLAAGRVNDWPFQGVCSSPLVEGTKLYYVTNRCELMCLDTRGFRDGENNGPYKEEKLTSKTDADIIWKFDMIEEVGSHPHNMSNSSPVMYGDLIFVSTSNGQDESHVNIPSPKAPSMIAVNKNTGKLIWEVNNVGDRILHGQWSSPAVGKIGDVVQVVVGEGDGWARGYEAMTGKKLWEFDLNPKDSVWPKTRNEVIATPVIWDNKVYIANGQDPEHGEGVGHAYCIDATKRGDITKDGAVWHFDKIRRSISTCAIYDGLLYYPDFSGFLHCIDAKTGQELWQHDMFAAIWGSAVVIDGKVYLGDEDGDVAILQAGREKKLIAEMNMGSSVYSSPVPANGALFIMNRNELFALAVGGGAPATAKASEKAGQ; encoded by the coding sequence ATGAATTCACGGAAGTCTGGATTTCTTATTTTTCTGAGCGCAGTTGTCTTCGTTGCCGCCATCGCCTGGGCGCTGCCCGCGATTCGCGTTGCGGCTTCAGATCCCGGCAACGGCGATTGGCCGATGTGGGGCGGAACCGCCGACCGTAACATGGTCTCGAATATGAAAGGTCTGCCGACGACCTGGGACGTTGCCAAAAAAACCAACGTCAAATGGGTGGCGACGCTCGGTTCCCAAAGCTATGGCAATCCTGTCGTGGCTGGTGGTCAAGTGTACGTGGGAACGAACAACGAAGCGGCCCGCGATCCGAAACAGCCCGGAGACCGCGGCGTGCTGATGGCATTTGATGAAAAGACCGGCGATTTTTTGTGGCAGCAAGCCAACGAAAAACTGGCTGCCGGGCGCGTCAACGATTGGCCCTTTCAGGGCGTTTGCTCTTCGCCGTTGGTCGAAGGAACCAAGCTGTATTACGTCACCAACCGTTGCGAATTGATGTGCCTGGACACCAGAGGATTCCGCGACGGAGAAAACAACGGGCCGTACAAGGAAGAAAAGCTGACCAGCAAAACCGACGCCGACATCATCTGGAAGTTCGATATGATCGAAGAGGTCGGTTCACATCCGCACAACATGTCAAACTCGTCCCCTGTGATGTACGGCGATTTGATTTTCGTCAGTACCTCCAACGGCCAGGATGAAAGCCATGTCAACATTCCTTCGCCCAAAGCGCCTTCGATGATTGCCGTCAACAAAAACACTGGCAAGCTGATTTGGGAAGTCAACAACGTCGGCGACCGCATTCTGCACGGCCAATGGTCTTCGCCCGCAGTCGGCAAGATCGGTGATGTCGTGCAAGTCGTTGTCGGCGAAGGCGACGGTTGGGCGCGCGGGTACGAAGCGATGACGGGCAAAAAGCTTTGGGAATTTGATTTGAACCCCAAAGATTCCGTTTGGCCGAAAACCCGCAACGAGGTGATTGCCACGCCTGTGATTTGGGACAACAAGGTCTACATCGCCAACGGCCAGGACCCGGAACACGGCGAAGGCGTAGGCCATGCGTACTGCATTGACGCCACCAAACGCGGCGACATCACGAAAGACGGCGCGGTCTGGCATTTCGATAAAATTCGCCGTTCAATTTCGACCTGTGCCATTTACGACGGTTTGTTGTATTACCCGGATTTCAGCGGCTTCCTGCACTGCATTGACGCCAAAACCGGCCAGGAGTTGTGGCAGCACGATATGTTCGCCGCCATTTGGGGATCGGCAGTCGTGATTGATGGCAAGGTTTACCTGGGCGACGAAGACGGCGACGTGGCGATTCTCCAGGCCGGGCGCGAAAAGAAACTGATCGCCGAAATGAACATGGGCAGTTCGGTATATTCCAGCCCGGTTCCGGCCAACGGCGCGCTGTTCATTATGAACCGCAACGAGCTATTTGCCCTGGCCGTCGGCGGCGGCGCACCTGCCACGGCAAAGGCTTCGGAAAAAGCTGGCCAGTAA
- a CDS encoding PQQ-binding-like beta-propeller repeat protein — protein sequence MKTLMTEMFRVPPLGGICLARTFRLKPVLKTLLIAVCFLIVDPLATARGTAVAQTADSWPQFRANYNLTGVAATTVPDNLKLLWTYDAGESVESSAAIADGTVYVGVSSGELIAVDLSSGKLKWKYKTKDMVLESSPAVGAGLVFVGDEAGVFHAVNAATGKGVWSYQTGTEIKCSPVIVGDKVLIGSYDGSLYCFQMRDGKTVWRFKTENYVHGTPAVVDGVAYFAGCDEIFHGIRIADGKEVVRAPAGGNTASSVATNGTSFFFGNFNNEVVSLNLKLKKQTWVYTHPQRQFPFYSSAALFNGRVVIGGRDKMVHCLNAATGKAFWTFRTNARVESSPAIADGRVFVGSNDGRFYVLDLMKGTKLWEFNAGGALSASPAIASGRIVIGDQNGKLYCFGG from the coding sequence ATGAAAACGCTTATGACTGAAATGTTCAGAGTACCGCCTTTAGGCGGAATTTGTCTGGCGCGAACCTTCCGGCTGAAGCCGGTACTCAAAACTTTATTGATTGCCGTTTGTTTTTTGATTGTTGACCCGCTTGCTACCGCGCGCGGCACTGCAGTGGCACAAACCGCCGATTCCTGGCCGCAGTTCCGCGCCAACTACAATTTGACGGGCGTCGCGGCAACAACTGTTCCCGATAATCTCAAGTTGTTATGGACGTACGACGCCGGCGAATCCGTTGAATCTTCAGCAGCGATTGCCGACGGAACGGTGTACGTTGGCGTCAGTTCGGGCGAATTGATCGCCGTGGATTTGTCGAGCGGCAAACTGAAGTGGAAGTACAAAACCAAGGACATGGTTTTGGAATCTTCGCCCGCCGTCGGCGCCGGTTTGGTGTTCGTCGGCGACGAAGCCGGTGTTTTTCACGCCGTCAACGCCGCGACCGGCAAAGGCGTGTGGAGTTATCAAACCGGCACGGAAATCAAATGCTCGCCCGTGATTGTCGGCGACAAGGTGTTGATCGGCAGTTACGACGGCTCCCTGTATTGCTTCCAGATGCGCGACGGCAAAACGGTTTGGCGGTTCAAAACCGAAAACTACGTTCACGGCACTCCAGCGGTGGTGGATGGCGTGGCCTATTTCGCGGGCTGCGACGAAATCTTTCACGGCATTCGCATTGCCGACGGCAAAGAAGTCGTGCGCGCTCCCGCCGGAGGCAACACGGCTTCTTCTGTTGCAACCAACGGCACGTCGTTTTTCTTCGGCAATTTCAACAACGAAGTCGTCAGTTTGAACCTGAAGTTGAAAAAACAAACCTGGGTGTACACCCATCCGCAGCGGCAGTTCCCCTTTTACTCTTCGGCGGCGCTGTTCAATGGCAGAGTCGTCATCGGCGGGCGCGACAAAATGGTGCATTGTTTGAACGCCGCAACCGGCAAAGCCTTCTGGACGTTCCGCACCAACGCGCGTGTTGAATCCTCTCCCGCCATTGCCGACGGCAGGGTGTTTGTCGGATCGAACGACGGACGCTTTTATGTTCTGGATTTGATGAAAGGAACCAAGCTGTGGGAATTCAACGCGGGCGGCGCGCTGTCCGCATCCCCGGCAATCGCCAGCGGACGCATCGTCATCGGCGATCAAAATGGCAAGCTATACTGTTTTGGCGGATGA
- a CDS encoding HNH endonuclease, with translation MSDKHIPAELRRIINELAQDCCEYCHLQSCYSADSLTLDHLLPRTQGGLTIVENLALCCHGCNQHKSTKTIATDPVTESPVALFNPRRQNWEEHFSWNEDFTLMIGLTATGRATIEALRLNRKGLVNLRRALYAIGEHPPKLKPYES, from the coding sequence ATGTCTGACAAACACATTCCTGCCGAGTTGCGCCGCATTATCAACGAACTCGCACAAGACTGTTGTGAGTACTGCCATCTCCAATCTTGCTACTCGGCGGACTCTCTCACACTGGATCATCTTCTTCCGCGAACGCAGGGCGGGCTAACCATTGTCGAAAACCTTGCGCTCTGTTGTCACGGTTGCAATCAGCACAAATCCACGAAAACTATTGCGACTGACCCTGTCACAGAATCGCCTGTCGCCCTCTTCAATCCTCGTCGCCAAAATTGGGAAGAACACTTCAGTTGGAATGAAGATTTCACTTTGATGATTGGCCTGACTGCGACCGGACGCGCAACCATTGAAGCGTTGCGGCTAAACCGAAAAGGCTTGGTCAACTTACGTCGTGCGCTGTATGCGATTGGCGAACATCCACCGAAATTGAAGCCCTATGAATCTTAA
- a CDS encoding iron-containing alcohol dehydrogenase, translated as MEFFDFRLPTRVIFGLGTFERLGQIARELGFNRTLLVADAGMVNCGYVAEATKLLADAGIAVFHFGEFGENPDTAMVEAGRVFAEPLEPDSIIALGGGSSMDCAKGIGFVLAGGGTMRDYWGHDKLSAKPDAKPMLPMLCISTTAGTGSDGQTYALISDAETHVKMACGDKQAAFRVALLDPQLTATMPAGLTAISGYDALSHAVESFVTKKRNPISNLFAREAWRLLSANYEQVLATPNNLEARGAMLLGSFYAGTAIENSMLGATHACANPLTKNFGTTHGVAIGLMLPHVVRWNQNVVGARYKELAAIAGLATDAANAANAVESLARRLEQFRAAGALPTSLRSIGISKTDLPKLAEEAAKQWTGGFNPREWNKEGAIEVYENAYD; from the coding sequence ATGGAGTTTTTCGATTTTCGCTTACCTACGCGTGTGATTTTTGGCCTGGGAACGTTTGAGCGCCTGGGCCAGATCGCGCGGGAACTTGGATTCAATCGTACGCTGCTGGTCGCCGATGCCGGAATGGTGAATTGTGGATATGTCGCCGAAGCCACGAAATTACTGGCGGATGCAGGCATCGCCGTTTTTCATTTTGGCGAGTTTGGCGAAAACCCGGACACCGCGATGGTTGAAGCCGGGCGCGTTTTTGCCGAACCGCTCGAGCCGGATTCGATTATCGCGCTCGGCGGCGGCAGTTCGATGGATTGCGCCAAAGGCATCGGTTTCGTGTTGGCCGGTGGCGGCACAATGCGCGATTACTGGGGACACGACAAGTTGTCTGCCAAACCGGACGCCAAACCGATGCTGCCGATGCTTTGTATCTCCACAACCGCCGGAACCGGCAGTGACGGACAAACTTACGCGTTGATCTCCGACGCGGAAACGCACGTCAAAATGGCTTGCGGAGACAAACAAGCCGCGTTTCGAGTGGCACTGCTCGATCCGCAACTGACTGCCACAATGCCCGCCGGATTGACGGCCATTTCCGGTTACGACGCGCTTTCGCACGCCGTCGAATCGTTCGTTACCAAAAAGCGAAACCCGATTTCAAACCTCTTTGCACGCGAAGCCTGGCGTTTGTTGTCGGCAAATTACGAACAGGTGTTAGCCACGCCGAACAATCTGGAAGCGCGCGGAGCGATGCTGCTCGGTTCGTTTTATGCCGGAACGGCGATTGAAAATTCAATGCTGGGCGCAACGCACGCCTGCGCCAATCCGCTGACCAAAAACTTTGGCACAACGCACGGCGTCGCCATCGGCTTGATGCTGCCGCACGTCGTTCGCTGGAATCAAAACGTTGTTGGCGCGCGATACAAAGAACTTGCGGCAATCGCCGGATTGGCCACCGATGCCGCAAACGCGGCCAACGCGGTTGAAAGCCTGGCCCGGCGTTTGGAACAATTCCGCGCAGCAGGCGCATTGCCAACCAGTTTACGTTCAATTGGAATTTCAAAAACGGACTTGCCCAAGTTGGCCGAAGAAGCGGCCAAACAATGGACGGGCGGATTCAATCCGCGCGAGTGGAACAAAGAAGGAGCGATTGAGGTTTATGAAAACGCTTATGACTGA
- a CDS encoding DUF3052 domain-containing protein, producing MAGYSGTPLPKKLGIKANSTVALINAPRNFDRALGELPEGVTFISNANGAAELIVWFIHERVELESRIIEMRNATGNGGLWIAWPKKASGIVSDLTENIVRDTGLAVGLVDYKVCAIDATWSGLKFAVRKTK from the coding sequence CTGGCCGGGTACTCCGGTACGCCGCTTCCCAAAAAGCTCGGCATCAAGGCGAACTCAACTGTTGCATTAATCAACGCGCCGCGAAACTTTGATCGTGCGCTCGGAGAATTGCCTGAAGGTGTGACCTTCATTTCGAACGCCAATGGCGCCGCCGAATTGATCGTCTGGTTCATTCACGAACGCGTCGAACTGGAATCGCGCATCATCGAAATGCGCAACGCAACAGGCAATGGCGGTTTGTGGATTGCCTGGCCAAAGAAAGCTTCAGGCATTGTTAGTGATTTGACCGAAAACATTGTGCGCGACACAGGCTTGGCCGTGGGTTTGGTGGATTACAAGGTCTGCGCAATTGATGCGACCTGGTCAGGATTGAAATTCGCTGTTCGCAAAACAAAGTGA
- the kdsB gene encoding 3-deoxy-manno-octulosonate cytidylyltransferase, whose translation MNLKVVAIIPARYASTRLPGKPILDIGGKPMVVRVAERARQVAAINRIIIATDDQRIFDAVMATGEEAMMTSPDHPTGTDRLAEVAAKLDADIIVNVQGDEPLIEPATIEAALTPLLADNSIVMSTTSEPIESAADLLNPNVVKVVTDPTGFALYFSRSPIPFPRVAVQAHGSIEAAIAAEPALLNRYAKHTGMYVYRREFLLTYAKLPSTPLEQSELLEQLRALEHGYRIKVVNVAHRSIGVDTPEDLERVRQIVRQDLQD comes from the coding sequence ATGAATCTTAAAGTCGTTGCCATCATTCCCGCTCGTTACGCTTCAACCCGATTGCCAGGCAAACCGATTCTGGACATTGGCGGCAAACCGATGGTCGTTCGCGTAGCCGAACGCGCTCGACAGGTTGCGGCAATTAACAGAATCATCATCGCTACGGATGACCAGAGAATTTTTGACGCCGTCATGGCTACGGGCGAAGAAGCGATGATGACTTCGCCGGATCATCCGACCGGAACCGACCGGCTGGCCGAAGTCGCCGCAAAGCTCGACGCCGACATTATCGTCAACGTGCAAGGCGACGAACCGTTGATCGAACCCGCGACAATTGAAGCGGCGCTGACTCCACTGTTGGCTGATAACTCCATCGTCATGAGCACGACCAGCGAACCGATTGAATCTGCCGCCGATTTGCTCAATCCCAACGTCGTCAAAGTCGTCACCGACCCGACGGGCTTTGCTCTGTATTTTTCGCGCAGCCCGATTCCCTTCCCGCGCGTGGCGGTTCAAGCACATGGCTCGATTGAAGCCGCGATTGCCGCCGAACCTGCGCTGCTCAACCGGTATGCCAAACACACTGGAATGTATGTGTATCGCCGGGAGTTTTTGCTGACTTACGCCAAGCTTCCTTCGACTCCGCTGGAACAATCGGAATTACTGGAGCAACTGCGGGCGCTGGAACACGGTTACCGCATCAAAGTCGTCAACGTCGCGCATCGTTCGATTGGCGTGGATACGCCGGAAGATTTAGAGCGCGTCAGGCAAATCGTTCGACAGGATTTACAAGATTGA